The Vicia villosa cultivar HV-30 ecotype Madison, WI linkage group LG1, Vvil1.0, whole genome shotgun sequence genome includes a region encoding these proteins:
- the LOC131657664 gene encoding uncharacterized protein LOC131657664: MAKSLWYGGEVGYSFSNSVGRSGGWIILWNSINMEVISSFRGDGFLGIKVLWKNDIYYVVNVYSSCDIIKKKLLWQELLRLKNAFTDGEWIFGGDFNAIKDRRERKGRAVTINNIEIDLFAEFIVNSDLVDVPSKGKKFSWYSGDGRSMSRIDRFLVSNQVVNKWGVVGQIIGDRDISDHCPVWLVKDNVNWGPKPFKFNNEWFSFDSFLPFVKKEWRSMNVRGRGDYVLKEKLRLLKEKLRRWNIDVFGRIDLEVEEGVRELNMVDSRLEDVSEELRRELVEKRKEASSRIWRNMRIKENMLIQKSKVRWMKEGDANSSFFHKVMKEKRRFNHLGPLLSEGGMVESVEEIR; the protein is encoded by the coding sequence ATGGCTAAAAGCTTGTGGTATGGTGGTGAGGTTGGATATTCTTTTTCCAACTCAGTGGGGAGGTCGGGAGGTTGGATTATCTTGTGGAATTCCATCAATATGGAGGTTATTAGTAGTTTTAGAGGGGACGGTTTTTTAGGAATAAAAGTCCTATGGAAGAATGATATTTACTATGTGGTCAACGTCTATTCTTCGTGTGATATTATCAAAAAGAAATTGTTGTGGCAAGAGTTGTTGAGGTTGAAGAACGCTTTTACCGACGGAGAATGGATTTTTGGAGGGGACTTTAATGCCATAAAGGATAGAAGGGAGAGGAAGGGGAGAGCGGTTACTATTAATAATATCGAGATAGACTTATTTGCGGAGTTCATTGTTAATAGTGATTTGGTGGATGTACCGAGCAAAGGAAAAAAATTCTCTTGGTATAGCGGTGACGGTAGATCTATGAGTAGAATTGACCGATTTCTTGTCTCGAATCAAGTTGTAAACAAGTGGGGGGTGGTTGGTCAAATCATTGGTGATAGGGATATCTCAGATCATTGTCCGGTTTGGTTAGTGAAGGATAATGTTAATTGGGGACCGAAGCCGTTCAAATTTAATAATGAATGGTTCTCTTTTGATTCTTTCTTGCCTTTTGTGAAGAAAGAGTGGAGATCTATGAATGTTCGAGGGAGAGGCGATTATGTGCTAAAGGAAAAACTTAGACTTTTAAAGGAGAAGCTTAGGAGGTGGAATATAGATGTGTTCGGAAGGATTGATTTGGAAGTCGAAGAGGGAGTTAGGGAATTAAATATGGTGGATAGTAGGTTGGAAGATGTTTCCGAAGAATTGCGTCGGGAGTTGGTGGAAAAGAGGAAAGAGGCGTCTAGTAGAATATGGAGGAATATGAGAATTAAGGAGAACATGCTAATTCAAAAATCAAAGGTGAGATGGATGAAAGAGGGAGATGCGAATAGTAGTTTCTTTCACAaggtgatgaaagaaaaaagaaggttTAATCATTTAGGTCCTCTCCTCTCGGAGGGGGGTATGGTGGAATCGGTGGAGGAGATTAGATAG